In the Malania oleifera isolate guangnan ecotype guangnan chromosome 1, ASM2987363v1, whole genome shotgun sequence genome, one interval contains:
- the LOC131146909 gene encoding folate transporter 1, chloroplastic isoform X1, whose product MPELESGQWQWENAVAGAVAGFATVASMHPLDVVRTRFQVNDGRLSNLPAYKNTAHAIFTIARIEGLRGLYAGFSPAVLGSTISWGLYFSFYSRAKQRYSKNREEKLSPGLHLASAAEAGALVSLCTNPVWLVKTRLQLQTPLHHARPYSGLYDAVRTILKEEGWSALYKGIVPSLLLQVSHGSIQFTTYEELRKVVVSFKSKETNGTPQSADELLNSVDYAILGGTSKFAAILLTYPFQVIRARLQQRPSNDGIPRYMDSWHVVKETVLKMMNSHNLVQGFENGKRSSTLLEGNKSSLVVCFDASWKEPSPSCLIAVSLLQQFGTFLAWRSNICRAIPSFHLLLNSVIGDNCFIHLHVKPPPC is encoded by the exons ATGCCGGAATTAGAGTCAGGGCAGTGGCAATGGGAGAACGCGGTCGCCGGCGCCGTTGCCGGATTCGCAACCGTTGCTTCCATGCACCCTCTCGATGTCGTTCGCACCAGGTTCCAAG TTAATGATGGCCGGCTCTCCAATCTTCCCGCCTACAAGAACACGGCACATGCTATCTTCACAATTGCTCGCATAGAG GGATTGAGAGGGCTTTATGCAGGTTTCTCTCCTGCAGTCCTTGGATCAACTATTTCGTGGGGTTTATACTTCTCCTT CTATAGCAGAGCCAAGCAAAGGTATTCCAAAAACAGGGAGGAGAAGTTGAGCCCTGGTCTTCATCTTGCATCTGCTGCAGAAGCAGGAGCCCTG GTTTCTCTGTGCACAAACCCTGTTTGGCTTGTTAAAACAAGATTGCAACTTCAGACTCCTCTTCATCATGCCCGACCGTATTCTGGGCTCTATG ATGCTGTAAGAACCATTTTGAAAGAGGAAGGATGGAGTGCACTTTATAAAGGGATTGTACCTAGTCTTTTACTG CAGGTTTCTCATGGTTCCATTCAGTTCACAACATATGAGGAACTTCGTAAAGTTGTTGTTAGCTTCAAGTCTAAAGAAACCAACGGGACTCCTCAGAGTGCAGATGAACTGTTG AATTCAGTTGATTATGCAATACTGGGGGGTACTTCAAAATTTGCTGCTATTCTTCTGACATATCCATTTCAG GTCATTCGAGCTCGATTGCAG CAAAGACCCAGTAATGATGGTATTCCCAGATACATGGATAGCTGGCATGTGGTCAAGGAAACT GTACTGAAAATGATGAACAGCCACAACCTAGTCCAGGGGTTTGAGAATGGGAAGAGGTCCTCTACATTGCTAGAAGGAAACAAAAGTAGCCTTGTTGTATGCTTTGATGCATCATGGAAG GAACCAAGTCCTAGTTGTTTGATCGCAGTTTCCTTATTACAGCAGTTTGGAACTTTTTTGGCATGGCGATCAAATATCTGCAGAG CAATTCCAAGCTTTCATCTGCTGTTAAACTCTGTAATTGGTGACAACTGCTTCATCCACCTGCATGTAAAGCCGCCACCTTGTTGA
- the LOC131146909 gene encoding folate transporter 1, chloroplastic isoform X4, whose product MPELESGQWQWENAVAGAVAGFATVASMHPLDVVRTRFQVNDGRLSNLPAYKNTAHAIFTIARIEGLRGLYAGFSPAVLGSTISWGLYFSFYSRAKQRYSKNREEKLSPGLHLASAAEAGALVSLCTNPVWLVKTRLQLQTPLHHARPYSGLYDAVRTILKEEGWSALYKGIVPSLLLQVSHGSIQFTTYEELRKVVVSFKSKETNGTPQSADELLNSVDYAILGGTSKFAAILLTYPFQVIRARLQQRPSNDGIPRYMDSWHVVKETVLKMMNSHNLVQGFENGKRSSTLLEGNKSSLVVCFDASWKQFQAFICC is encoded by the exons ATGCCGGAATTAGAGTCAGGGCAGTGGCAATGGGAGAACGCGGTCGCCGGCGCCGTTGCCGGATTCGCAACCGTTGCTTCCATGCACCCTCTCGATGTCGTTCGCACCAGGTTCCAAG TTAATGATGGCCGGCTCTCCAATCTTCCCGCCTACAAGAACACGGCACATGCTATCTTCACAATTGCTCGCATAGAG GGATTGAGAGGGCTTTATGCAGGTTTCTCTCCTGCAGTCCTTGGATCAACTATTTCGTGGGGTTTATACTTCTCCTT CTATAGCAGAGCCAAGCAAAGGTATTCCAAAAACAGGGAGGAGAAGTTGAGCCCTGGTCTTCATCTTGCATCTGCTGCAGAAGCAGGAGCCCTG GTTTCTCTGTGCACAAACCCTGTTTGGCTTGTTAAAACAAGATTGCAACTTCAGACTCCTCTTCATCATGCCCGACCGTATTCTGGGCTCTATG ATGCTGTAAGAACCATTTTGAAAGAGGAAGGATGGAGTGCACTTTATAAAGGGATTGTACCTAGTCTTTTACTG CAGGTTTCTCATGGTTCCATTCAGTTCACAACATATGAGGAACTTCGTAAAGTTGTTGTTAGCTTCAAGTCTAAAGAAACCAACGGGACTCCTCAGAGTGCAGATGAACTGTTG AATTCAGTTGATTATGCAATACTGGGGGGTACTTCAAAATTTGCTGCTATTCTTCTGACATATCCATTTCAG GTCATTCGAGCTCGATTGCAG CAAAGACCCAGTAATGATGGTATTCCCAGATACATGGATAGCTGGCATGTGGTCAAGGAAACT GTACTGAAAATGATGAACAGCCACAACCTAGTCCAGGGGTTTGAGAATGGGAAGAGGTCCTCTACATTGCTAGAAGGAAACAAAAGTAGCCTTGTTGTATGCTTTGATGCATCATGGAAG CAATTCCAAGCTTTCATCTGCTGTTAA
- the LOC131146909 gene encoding folate transporter 1, chloroplastic isoform X3, with the protein MPELESGQWQWENAVAGAVAGFATVASMHPLDVVRTRFQVNDGRLSNLPAYKNTAHAIFTIARIEGLRGLYAGFSPAVLGSTISWGLYFSFYSRAKQRYSKNREEKLSPGLHLASAAEAGALVSLCTNPVWLVKTRLQLQTPLHHARPYSGLYDAVRTILKEEGWSALYKGIVPSLLLQVSHGSIQFTTYEELRKVVVSFKSKETNGTPQSADELLNSVDYAILGGTSKFAAILLTYPFQVIRARLQQRPSNDGIPRYMDSWHVVKETVLKMMNSHNLVQGFENGKRSSTLLEGNKSSLVVCFDASWKGMLSCSNSKLSSAVKLCNW; encoded by the exons ATGCCGGAATTAGAGTCAGGGCAGTGGCAATGGGAGAACGCGGTCGCCGGCGCCGTTGCCGGATTCGCAACCGTTGCTTCCATGCACCCTCTCGATGTCGTTCGCACCAGGTTCCAAG TTAATGATGGCCGGCTCTCCAATCTTCCCGCCTACAAGAACACGGCACATGCTATCTTCACAATTGCTCGCATAGAG GGATTGAGAGGGCTTTATGCAGGTTTCTCTCCTGCAGTCCTTGGATCAACTATTTCGTGGGGTTTATACTTCTCCTT CTATAGCAGAGCCAAGCAAAGGTATTCCAAAAACAGGGAGGAGAAGTTGAGCCCTGGTCTTCATCTTGCATCTGCTGCAGAAGCAGGAGCCCTG GTTTCTCTGTGCACAAACCCTGTTTGGCTTGTTAAAACAAGATTGCAACTTCAGACTCCTCTTCATCATGCCCGACCGTATTCTGGGCTCTATG ATGCTGTAAGAACCATTTTGAAAGAGGAAGGATGGAGTGCACTTTATAAAGGGATTGTACCTAGTCTTTTACTG CAGGTTTCTCATGGTTCCATTCAGTTCACAACATATGAGGAACTTCGTAAAGTTGTTGTTAGCTTCAAGTCTAAAGAAACCAACGGGACTCCTCAGAGTGCAGATGAACTGTTG AATTCAGTTGATTATGCAATACTGGGGGGTACTTCAAAATTTGCTGCTATTCTTCTGACATATCCATTTCAG GTCATTCGAGCTCGATTGCAG CAAAGACCCAGTAATGATGGTATTCCCAGATACATGGATAGCTGGCATGTGGTCAAGGAAACT GTACTGAAAATGATGAACAGCCACAACCTAGTCCAGGGGTTTGAGAATGGGAAGAGGTCCTCTACATTGCTAGAAGGAAACAAAAGTAGCCTTGTTGTATGCTTTGATGCATCATGGAAG GGAATGCTTTCTTGCAGCAATTCCAAGCTTTCATCTGCTGTTAAACTCTGTAATTGGTGA
- the LOC131146909 gene encoding folate transporter 1, chloroplastic isoform X10 — MPELESGQWQWENAVAGAVAGFATVASMHPLDVVRTRFQVNDGRLSNLPAYKNTAHAIFTIARIEGLRGLYAGFSPAVLGSTISWGLYFSFYSRAKQRYSKNREEKLSPGLHLASAAEAGALVSLCTNPVWLVKTRLQLQTPLHHARPYSGLYDAVRTILKEEGWSALYKGIVPSLLLQVSHGSIQFTTYEELRKVVVSFKSKETNGTPQSADELLNSVDYAILGGTSKFAAILLTYPFQVIRARLQQRPSNDGIPRYMDSWHVVKETVRKPFGTGY; from the exons ATGCCGGAATTAGAGTCAGGGCAGTGGCAATGGGAGAACGCGGTCGCCGGCGCCGTTGCCGGATTCGCAACCGTTGCTTCCATGCACCCTCTCGATGTCGTTCGCACCAGGTTCCAAG TTAATGATGGCCGGCTCTCCAATCTTCCCGCCTACAAGAACACGGCACATGCTATCTTCACAATTGCTCGCATAGAG GGATTGAGAGGGCTTTATGCAGGTTTCTCTCCTGCAGTCCTTGGATCAACTATTTCGTGGGGTTTATACTTCTCCTT CTATAGCAGAGCCAAGCAAAGGTATTCCAAAAACAGGGAGGAGAAGTTGAGCCCTGGTCTTCATCTTGCATCTGCTGCAGAAGCAGGAGCCCTG GTTTCTCTGTGCACAAACCCTGTTTGGCTTGTTAAAACAAGATTGCAACTTCAGACTCCTCTTCATCATGCCCGACCGTATTCTGGGCTCTATG ATGCTGTAAGAACCATTTTGAAAGAGGAAGGATGGAGTGCACTTTATAAAGGGATTGTACCTAGTCTTTTACTG CAGGTTTCTCATGGTTCCATTCAGTTCACAACATATGAGGAACTTCGTAAAGTTGTTGTTAGCTTCAAGTCTAAAGAAACCAACGGGACTCCTCAGAGTGCAGATGAACTGTTG AATTCAGTTGATTATGCAATACTGGGGGGTACTTCAAAATTTGCTGCTATTCTTCTGACATATCCATTTCAG GTCATTCGAGCTCGATTGCAG CAAAGACCCAGTAATGATGGTATTCCCAGATACATGGATAGCTGGCATGTGGTCAAGGAAACTGTACG GAAACCATTTGGGACTGGATATTGA
- the LOC131146909 gene encoding folate transporter 1, chloroplastic isoform X8, which translates to MPELESGQWQWENAVAGAVAGFATVASMHPLDVVRTRFQVNDGRLSNLPAYKNTAHAIFTIARIEGLRGLYAGFSPAVLGSTISWGLYFSFYSRAKQRYSKNREEKLSPGLHLASAAEAGALVSLCTNPVWLVKTRLQLQTPLHHARPYSGLYDAVRTILKEEGWSALYKGIVPSLLLVSHGSIQFTTYEELRKVVVSFKSKETNGTPQSADELLNSVDYAILGGTSKFAAILLTYPFQVIRARLQQRPSNDGIPRYMDSWHVVKETVRFEGLRGFYKGITPNLLKNVPASSITFIVYENVLKILKLAGRND; encoded by the exons ATGCCGGAATTAGAGTCAGGGCAGTGGCAATGGGAGAACGCGGTCGCCGGCGCCGTTGCCGGATTCGCAACCGTTGCTTCCATGCACCCTCTCGATGTCGTTCGCACCAGGTTCCAAG TTAATGATGGCCGGCTCTCCAATCTTCCCGCCTACAAGAACACGGCACATGCTATCTTCACAATTGCTCGCATAGAG GGATTGAGAGGGCTTTATGCAGGTTTCTCTCCTGCAGTCCTTGGATCAACTATTTCGTGGGGTTTATACTTCTCCTT CTATAGCAGAGCCAAGCAAAGGTATTCCAAAAACAGGGAGGAGAAGTTGAGCCCTGGTCTTCATCTTGCATCTGCTGCAGAAGCAGGAGCCCTG GTTTCTCTGTGCACAAACCCTGTTTGGCTTGTTAAAACAAGATTGCAACTTCAGACTCCTCTTCATCATGCCCGACCGTATTCTGGGCTCTATG ATGCTGTAAGAACCATTTTGAAAGAGGAAGGATGGAGTGCACTTTATAAAGGGATTGTACCTAGTCTTTTACTG GTTTCTCATGGTTCCATTCAGTTCACAACATATGAGGAACTTCGTAAAGTTGTTGTTAGCTTCAAGTCTAAAGAAACCAACGGGACTCCTCAGAGTGCAGATGAACTGTTG AATTCAGTTGATTATGCAATACTGGGGGGTACTTCAAAATTTGCTGCTATTCTTCTGACATATCCATTTCAG GTCATTCGAGCTCGATTGCAG CAAAGACCCAGTAATGATGGTATTCCCAGATACATGGATAGCTGGCATGTGGTCAAGGAAACTGTACG GTTTGAGGGTTTACGAGGTTTTTACAAGGGAATCACACCAAACCTCCTGAAAAATGTCCCTGCCTCTTCAATAACATTTATTGTGTATGAGAATgtcctaaaaattctaaaactGGCAGGAAGAAATGATTGA
- the LOC131146909 gene encoding folate transporter 1, chloroplastic isoform X9, whose protein sequence is MPELESGQWQWENAVAGAVAGFATVASMHPLDVVRTRFQVNDGRLSNLPAYKNTAHAIFTIARIEGLRGLYAGFSPAVLGSTISWGLYFSFYSRAKQRYSKNREEKLSPGLHLASAAEAGALVSLCTNPVWLVKTRLQLQTPLHHARPYSGLYDAVRTILKEEGWSALYKGIVPSLLLQVSHGSIQFTTYEELRKVVVSFKSKETNGTPQSADELLNSVDYAILGGTSKFAAILLTYPFQVIRARLQQRPSNDGIPRYMDSWHVVKETVRNSKLSSAVKLCNW, encoded by the exons ATGCCGGAATTAGAGTCAGGGCAGTGGCAATGGGAGAACGCGGTCGCCGGCGCCGTTGCCGGATTCGCAACCGTTGCTTCCATGCACCCTCTCGATGTCGTTCGCACCAGGTTCCAAG TTAATGATGGCCGGCTCTCCAATCTTCCCGCCTACAAGAACACGGCACATGCTATCTTCACAATTGCTCGCATAGAG GGATTGAGAGGGCTTTATGCAGGTTTCTCTCCTGCAGTCCTTGGATCAACTATTTCGTGGGGTTTATACTTCTCCTT CTATAGCAGAGCCAAGCAAAGGTATTCCAAAAACAGGGAGGAGAAGTTGAGCCCTGGTCTTCATCTTGCATCTGCTGCAGAAGCAGGAGCCCTG GTTTCTCTGTGCACAAACCCTGTTTGGCTTGTTAAAACAAGATTGCAACTTCAGACTCCTCTTCATCATGCCCGACCGTATTCTGGGCTCTATG ATGCTGTAAGAACCATTTTGAAAGAGGAAGGATGGAGTGCACTTTATAAAGGGATTGTACCTAGTCTTTTACTG CAGGTTTCTCATGGTTCCATTCAGTTCACAACATATGAGGAACTTCGTAAAGTTGTTGTTAGCTTCAAGTCTAAAGAAACCAACGGGACTCCTCAGAGTGCAGATGAACTGTTG AATTCAGTTGATTATGCAATACTGGGGGGTACTTCAAAATTTGCTGCTATTCTTCTGACATATCCATTTCAG GTCATTCGAGCTCGATTGCAG CAAAGACCCAGTAATGATGGTATTCCCAGATACATGGATAGCTGGCATGTGGTCAAGGAAACTGTACG CAATTCCAAGCTTTCATCTGCTGTTAAACTCTGTAATTGGTGA
- the LOC131146909 gene encoding folate transporter 1, chloroplastic isoform X2, with translation MPELESGQWQWENAVAGAVAGFATVASMHPLDVVRTRFQVNDGRLSNLPAYKNTAHAIFTIARIEGLRGLYAGFSPAVLGSTISWGLYFSFYSRAKQRYSKNREEKLSPGLHLASAAEAGALVSLCTNPVWLVKTRLQLQTPLHHARPYSGLYDAVRTILKEEGWSALYKGIVPSLLLQVSHGSIQFTTYEELRKVVVSFKSKETNGTPQSADELLNSVDYAILGGTSKFAAILLTYPFQVIRARLQQRPSNDGIPRYMDSWHVVKETVLKMMNSHNLVQGFENGKRSSTLLEGNKSSLVVCFDASWKEPSPSCLIAVSLLQQFGTFLAWRSNICRGNAFLQQFQAFICC, from the exons ATGCCGGAATTAGAGTCAGGGCAGTGGCAATGGGAGAACGCGGTCGCCGGCGCCGTTGCCGGATTCGCAACCGTTGCTTCCATGCACCCTCTCGATGTCGTTCGCACCAGGTTCCAAG TTAATGATGGCCGGCTCTCCAATCTTCCCGCCTACAAGAACACGGCACATGCTATCTTCACAATTGCTCGCATAGAG GGATTGAGAGGGCTTTATGCAGGTTTCTCTCCTGCAGTCCTTGGATCAACTATTTCGTGGGGTTTATACTTCTCCTT CTATAGCAGAGCCAAGCAAAGGTATTCCAAAAACAGGGAGGAGAAGTTGAGCCCTGGTCTTCATCTTGCATCTGCTGCAGAAGCAGGAGCCCTG GTTTCTCTGTGCACAAACCCTGTTTGGCTTGTTAAAACAAGATTGCAACTTCAGACTCCTCTTCATCATGCCCGACCGTATTCTGGGCTCTATG ATGCTGTAAGAACCATTTTGAAAGAGGAAGGATGGAGTGCACTTTATAAAGGGATTGTACCTAGTCTTTTACTG CAGGTTTCTCATGGTTCCATTCAGTTCACAACATATGAGGAACTTCGTAAAGTTGTTGTTAGCTTCAAGTCTAAAGAAACCAACGGGACTCCTCAGAGTGCAGATGAACTGTTG AATTCAGTTGATTATGCAATACTGGGGGGTACTTCAAAATTTGCTGCTATTCTTCTGACATATCCATTTCAG GTCATTCGAGCTCGATTGCAG CAAAGACCCAGTAATGATGGTATTCCCAGATACATGGATAGCTGGCATGTGGTCAAGGAAACT GTACTGAAAATGATGAACAGCCACAACCTAGTCCAGGGGTTTGAGAATGGGAAGAGGTCCTCTACATTGCTAGAAGGAAACAAAAGTAGCCTTGTTGTATGCTTTGATGCATCATGGAAG GAACCAAGTCCTAGTTGTTTGATCGCAGTTTCCTTATTACAGCAGTTTGGAACTTTTTTGGCATGGCGATCAAATATCTGCAGAG GGAATGCTTTCTTGCAGCAATTCCAAGCTTTCATCTGCTGTTAA
- the LOC131146909 gene encoding folate transporter 1, chloroplastic isoform X12, translated as MPELESGQWQWENAVAGAVAGFATVASMHPLDVVRTRFQVNDGRLSNLPAYKNTAHAIFTIARIEGLRGLYAGFSPAVLGSTISWGLYFSFYSRAKQRYSKNREEKLSPGLHLASAAEAGALVSLCTNPVWLVKTRLQLQTPLHHARPYSGLYDAVRTILKEEGWSALYKGIVPSLLLVSHGSIQFTTYEELRKVVVSFKSKETNGTPQSADELLNSVDYAILGGTSKFAAILLTYPFQVRVLSLMQRPSNDGIPRYMDSWHVVKETVRLFIEALL; from the exons ATGCCGGAATTAGAGTCAGGGCAGTGGCAATGGGAGAACGCGGTCGCCGGCGCCGTTGCCGGATTCGCAACCGTTGCTTCCATGCACCCTCTCGATGTCGTTCGCACCAGGTTCCAAG TTAATGATGGCCGGCTCTCCAATCTTCCCGCCTACAAGAACACGGCACATGCTATCTTCACAATTGCTCGCATAGAG GGATTGAGAGGGCTTTATGCAGGTTTCTCTCCTGCAGTCCTTGGATCAACTATTTCGTGGGGTTTATACTTCTCCTT CTATAGCAGAGCCAAGCAAAGGTATTCCAAAAACAGGGAGGAGAAGTTGAGCCCTGGTCTTCATCTTGCATCTGCTGCAGAAGCAGGAGCCCTG GTTTCTCTGTGCACAAACCCTGTTTGGCTTGTTAAAACAAGATTGCAACTTCAGACTCCTCTTCATCATGCCCGACCGTATTCTGGGCTCTATG ATGCTGTAAGAACCATTTTGAAAGAGGAAGGATGGAGTGCACTTTATAAAGGGATTGTACCTAGTCTTTTACTG GTTTCTCATGGTTCCATTCAGTTCACAACATATGAGGAACTTCGTAAAGTTGTTGTTAGCTTCAAGTCTAAAGAAACCAACGGGACTCCTCAGAGTGCAGATGAACTGTTG AATTCAGTTGATTATGCAATACTGGGGGGTACTTCAAAATTTGCTGCTATTCTTCTGACATATCCATTTCAGGTACGTGTTCTTTCCTTGATG CAAAGACCCAGTAATGATGGTATTCCCAGATACATGGATAGCTGGCATGTGGTCAAGGAAACTGTACG TTTATTTATTGAAGCACTTTTGTGA
- the LOC131146909 gene encoding folate transporter 1, chloroplastic isoform X11, translated as MPELESGQWQWENAVAGAVAGFATVASMHPLDVVRTRFQVNDGRLSNLPAYKNTAHAIFTIARIEGLRGLYAGFSPAVLGSTISWGLYFSFYSRAKQRYSKNREEKLSPGLHLASAAEAGALVSLCTNPVWLVKTRLQLQTPLHHARPYSGLYDAVRTILKEEGWSALYKGIVPSLLLVSHGSIQFTTYEELRKVVVSFKSKETNGTPQSADELLNSVDYAILGGTSKFAAILLTYPFQVIRARLQQRPSNDGIPRYMDSWHVVKETVRLFIEALL; from the exons ATGCCGGAATTAGAGTCAGGGCAGTGGCAATGGGAGAACGCGGTCGCCGGCGCCGTTGCCGGATTCGCAACCGTTGCTTCCATGCACCCTCTCGATGTCGTTCGCACCAGGTTCCAAG TTAATGATGGCCGGCTCTCCAATCTTCCCGCCTACAAGAACACGGCACATGCTATCTTCACAATTGCTCGCATAGAG GGATTGAGAGGGCTTTATGCAGGTTTCTCTCCTGCAGTCCTTGGATCAACTATTTCGTGGGGTTTATACTTCTCCTT CTATAGCAGAGCCAAGCAAAGGTATTCCAAAAACAGGGAGGAGAAGTTGAGCCCTGGTCTTCATCTTGCATCTGCTGCAGAAGCAGGAGCCCTG GTTTCTCTGTGCACAAACCCTGTTTGGCTTGTTAAAACAAGATTGCAACTTCAGACTCCTCTTCATCATGCCCGACCGTATTCTGGGCTCTATG ATGCTGTAAGAACCATTTTGAAAGAGGAAGGATGGAGTGCACTTTATAAAGGGATTGTACCTAGTCTTTTACTG GTTTCTCATGGTTCCATTCAGTTCACAACATATGAGGAACTTCGTAAAGTTGTTGTTAGCTTCAAGTCTAAAGAAACCAACGGGACTCCTCAGAGTGCAGATGAACTGTTG AATTCAGTTGATTATGCAATACTGGGGGGTACTTCAAAATTTGCTGCTATTCTTCTGACATATCCATTTCAG GTCATTCGAGCTCGATTGCAG CAAAGACCCAGTAATGATGGTATTCCCAGATACATGGATAGCTGGCATGTGGTCAAGGAAACTGTACG TTTATTTATTGAAGCACTTTTGTGA
- the LOC131146909 gene encoding folate transporter 1, chloroplastic isoform X14 has product MPELESGQWQWENAVAGAVAGFATVASMHPLDVVRTRFQVNDGRLSNLPAYKNTAHAIFTIARIEGLRGLYAGFSPAVLGSTISWGLYFSFYSRAKQRYSKNREEKLSPGLHLASAAEAGALVSLCTNPVWLVKTRLQLQTPLHHARPYSGLYDAVRTILKEEGWSALYKGIVPSLLLVSHGSIQFTTYEELRKVVVSFKSKETNGTPQSADELLNSVDYAILGGTSKFAAILLTYPFQVIRARLQQRPSNDGIPRYMDSWHVVKETVRY; this is encoded by the exons ATGCCGGAATTAGAGTCAGGGCAGTGGCAATGGGAGAACGCGGTCGCCGGCGCCGTTGCCGGATTCGCAACCGTTGCTTCCATGCACCCTCTCGATGTCGTTCGCACCAGGTTCCAAG TTAATGATGGCCGGCTCTCCAATCTTCCCGCCTACAAGAACACGGCACATGCTATCTTCACAATTGCTCGCATAGAG GGATTGAGAGGGCTTTATGCAGGTTTCTCTCCTGCAGTCCTTGGATCAACTATTTCGTGGGGTTTATACTTCTCCTT CTATAGCAGAGCCAAGCAAAGGTATTCCAAAAACAGGGAGGAGAAGTTGAGCCCTGGTCTTCATCTTGCATCTGCTGCAGAAGCAGGAGCCCTG GTTTCTCTGTGCACAAACCCTGTTTGGCTTGTTAAAACAAGATTGCAACTTCAGACTCCTCTTCATCATGCCCGACCGTATTCTGGGCTCTATG ATGCTGTAAGAACCATTTTGAAAGAGGAAGGATGGAGTGCACTTTATAAAGGGATTGTACCTAGTCTTTTACTG GTTTCTCATGGTTCCATTCAGTTCACAACATATGAGGAACTTCGTAAAGTTGTTGTTAGCTTCAAGTCTAAAGAAACCAACGGGACTCCTCAGAGTGCAGATGAACTGTTG AATTCAGTTGATTATGCAATACTGGGGGGTACTTCAAAATTTGCTGCTATTCTTCTGACATATCCATTTCAG GTCATTCGAGCTCGATTGCAG CAAAGACCCAGTAATGATGGTATTCCCAGATACATGGATAGCTGGCATGTGGTCAAGGAAACTGTACG GTACTGA
- the LOC131146909 gene encoding folate transporter 1, chloroplastic isoform X13, translating into MPELESGQWQWENAVAGAVAGFATVASMHPLDVVRTRFQVNDGRLSNLPAYKNTAHAIFTIARIEGLRGLYAGFSPAVLGSTISWGLYFSFYSRAKQRYSKNREEKLSPGLHLASAAEAGALVSLCTNPVWLVKTRLQLQTPLHHARPYSGLYDAVRTILKEEGWSALYKGIVPSLLLQVSHGSIQFTTYEELRKVVVSFKSKETNGTPQSADELLNSVDYAILGGTSKFAAILLTYPFQVIRARLQQRPSNDGIPRYMDSWHVVKETVRY; encoded by the exons ATGCCGGAATTAGAGTCAGGGCAGTGGCAATGGGAGAACGCGGTCGCCGGCGCCGTTGCCGGATTCGCAACCGTTGCTTCCATGCACCCTCTCGATGTCGTTCGCACCAGGTTCCAAG TTAATGATGGCCGGCTCTCCAATCTTCCCGCCTACAAGAACACGGCACATGCTATCTTCACAATTGCTCGCATAGAG GGATTGAGAGGGCTTTATGCAGGTTTCTCTCCTGCAGTCCTTGGATCAACTATTTCGTGGGGTTTATACTTCTCCTT CTATAGCAGAGCCAAGCAAAGGTATTCCAAAAACAGGGAGGAGAAGTTGAGCCCTGGTCTTCATCTTGCATCTGCTGCAGAAGCAGGAGCCCTG GTTTCTCTGTGCACAAACCCTGTTTGGCTTGTTAAAACAAGATTGCAACTTCAGACTCCTCTTCATCATGCCCGACCGTATTCTGGGCTCTATG ATGCTGTAAGAACCATTTTGAAAGAGGAAGGATGGAGTGCACTTTATAAAGGGATTGTACCTAGTCTTTTACTG CAGGTTTCTCATGGTTCCATTCAGTTCACAACATATGAGGAACTTCGTAAAGTTGTTGTTAGCTTCAAGTCTAAAGAAACCAACGGGACTCCTCAGAGTGCAGATGAACTGTTG AATTCAGTTGATTATGCAATACTGGGGGGTACTTCAAAATTTGCTGCTATTCTTCTGACATATCCATTTCAG GTCATTCGAGCTCGATTGCAG CAAAGACCCAGTAATGATGGTATTCCCAGATACATGGATAGCTGGCATGTGGTCAAGGAAACTGTACG GTACTGA